A portion of the Halobacillus ihumii genome contains these proteins:
- a CDS encoding RusA family crossover junction endodeoxyribonuclease, with translation MDINFTVLGETVAQGRPRAGKSPTGKTILYDPKKSKDFKRYVQLVASQHAPNNLLEGPLVVRVKVYKPLLKSFSKKRTNEAEAGLYRPITKPDVDNYVKGIKDALNKVIWKDDSQVVDLTISKWYSEKPRVEIEISEVESHGEKKT, from the coding sequence ATGGATATTAATTTCACTGTTCTGGGCGAAACGGTCGCCCAGGGCAGACCTAGAGCTGGGAAGTCACCAACCGGAAAGACCATCTTATACGATCCTAAGAAGTCAAAGGATTTTAAGCGGTATGTTCAGTTAGTAGCTTCACAACATGCTCCTAATAATCTATTGGAAGGCCCGTTAGTCGTTAGGGTAAAAGTGTATAAGCCACTGCTCAAAAGTTTCTCCAAGAAACGAACGAATGAAGCGGAAGCGGGATTATACAGACCGATCACCAAGCCCGATGTCGATAATTATGTTAAAGGAATCAAAGATGCTCTTAATAAAGTGATCTGGAAAGATGATAGCCAGGTAGTCGATCTCACTATTAGTAAATGGTACAGCGAAAAGCCACGTGTAGAAATTGAGATCAGCGAGGTGGAATCACATGGCGAAAAGAAAACGTAA
- a CDS encoding dUTP diphosphatase, whose translation MNWQLIFKNQQKLDANIEENHPRKEGEDRLLKKVVALQVELAEMAQEHKCFKFWKVDQRPNTKVLVHPTMNDEDKQYKNPLLEEFIDVVHFVASVGLELGIKEIEIVQVNDKTVLEFFRDIFNSASQLGYGKDKFNMFQTVISHVTALGAKLGFTSDQIMEAYKQKNATNFERQANGY comes from the coding sequence ATGAATTGGCAGCTTATATTCAAGAATCAACAGAAACTGGATGCCAATATTGAAGAAAATCATCCACGTAAAGAAGGGGAAGATCGTCTCCTTAAAAAGGTCGTAGCATTACAAGTCGAATTAGCAGAAATGGCCCAGGAGCACAAATGCTTTAAGTTCTGGAAGGTGGACCAGCGACCAAACACCAAAGTATTGGTGCATCCAACGATGAATGATGAGGACAAGCAATATAAAAACCCACTCCTGGAAGAATTCATTGACGTTGTTCACTTTGTTGCATCAGTAGGTTTGGAGTTAGGAATTAAAGAAATTGAGATCGTCCAGGTTAATGATAAAACTGTGTTGGAATTCTTCCGGGATATATTCAACTCTGCTTCACAGCTTGGATATGGTAAGGATAAATTCAATATGTTCCAGACCGTGATCAGTCATGTAACAGCATTAGGTGCAAAGCTTGGATTTACATCGGATCAGATCATGGAGGCTTATAAGCAGAAGAATGCAACGAACTTCGAAAGGCAAGCCAATGGATATTAA
- a CDS encoding Fur-regulated basic protein FbpA, giving the protein MILSRAVDERKNYLIQELAEKGYVEDFLGKKTEDMTLTELEEIHINIRCKEAGQ; this is encoded by the coding sequence ATGATACTATCCAGAGCGGTTGATGAACGGAAAAACTATCTCATTCAGGAATTAGCGGAAAAGGGTTATGTTGAGGATTTTCTAGGTAAGAAAACGGAAGATATGACCCTCACTGAACTTGAAGAAATTCATATCAACATTCGATGTAAGGAGGCGGGTCAATGA
- a CDS encoding DUF1653 domain-containing protein, which translates to MRPKKGEFYKHFKGNTYMVQGLALHHETQEELVIYKSFKDEISWVRPLQEFMNDHPSGVKRFTKMEVHE; encoded by the coding sequence ATGAGACCTAAAAAAGGTGAATTCTACAAGCATTTTAAAGGAAACACATATATGGTTCAGGGGCTTGCTCTTCATCATGAGACACAAGAAGAGCTCGTAATCTATAAATCTTTCAAAGATGAAATCAGTTGGGTAAGGCCTTTACAAGAGTTCATGAACGATCATCCATCAGGTGTGAAGCGATTCACCAAAATGGAGGTGCATGAATGA
- a CDS encoding ATP-binding protein, with the protein MKSFKEIAGKVLQEVGEKECETCGSLYKIYETPRGPMGACKKCADDELKKNLKLPYLEELEQSKANNFIASFEKVSDDLKRASVNSYVPKHDSQIKAKQTAIKFVKEFEEKPSQSLVFSGDPGLGKSHLSYAIAKAVRSQQKKVLYIKVTDFLDHIKASYNKHSNVSEERIFEMAADLDLLVLDDIGSEYVKTNDTGHETWASDVLFKVFDMRLNKATICTTNYSERDLQEKYGNNGPRIISRMMNGATGIRLQGDDYRRQEAF; encoded by the coding sequence GTGAAATCATTTAAGGAAATCGCCGGTAAGGTGTTGCAAGAAGTAGGGGAGAAGGAATGTGAAACATGCGGGTCTCTCTATAAAATCTATGAAACTCCCAGGGGGCCAATGGGAGCCTGTAAAAAATGTGCGGATGATGAGCTAAAGAAAAATTTGAAACTTCCTTATCTTGAAGAATTGGAACAAAGTAAAGCGAATAACTTTATCGCCAGTTTCGAGAAAGTTTCTGATGACCTCAAAAGGGCTTCTGTAAATTCGTATGTTCCTAAACATGATTCTCAGATCAAAGCAAAGCAAACAGCGATTAAATTTGTTAAGGAATTTGAAGAAAAGCCGAGTCAGTCACTTGTATTCAGTGGGGACCCTGGTCTAGGCAAAAGTCATTTATCATATGCGATCGCTAAAGCTGTTCGCAGTCAACAGAAGAAAGTTTTATACATCAAGGTTACAGACTTCCTAGATCATATCAAAGCTTCATACAACAAGCATTCCAATGTATCAGAGGAACGAATCTTCGAAATGGCAGCCGATTTAGATCTTCTCGTCTTAGATGACATTGGATCAGAGTACGTGAAGACGAACGATACTGGACATGAAACGTGGGCATCAGATGTGCTGTTTAAGGTGTTTGATATGAGATTGAATAAAGCAACGATCTGCACCACGAATTATTCAGAACGTGATCTCCAAGAAAAGTACGGCAATAATGGCCCTCGCATTATCTCCAGAATGATGAATGGCGCTACTGGAATTCGATTGCAGGGCGACGACTACAGAAGACAGGAGGCGTTTTAA
- a CDS encoding phage replisome organizer N-terminal domain-containing protein, giving the protein MSEVKWIKLNTHMFEDEKIKLIEQMPDADTLLVIWIKLIAQAGKVNASGYIFLSERIPYSDEMLATIFNRPINTVRMALDTFQQFGMIHIDDKSFIRITNWEKHQNIAGLEKIREQNRKRVAKHRQKKKLEQPKDDVTLHVTQGNAPEEEQELERELDIDKEKEQLQEQDVADVIQFWDVNGFGLNNTNAKHQLLSWLDDSNFQYPKEMIIKALEIACANNKRRLNYVEGILRNWENESLLTAAEVDQAKGSKGKSQNGYDPDADAF; this is encoded by the coding sequence GTGAGCGAAGTAAAGTGGATAAAGCTGAATACACACATGTTCGAGGATGAAAAGATCAAGCTGATTGAACAGATGCCAGATGCAGACACTCTTCTAGTAATCTGGATCAAGTTAATTGCTCAAGCAGGAAAGGTCAATGCCAGCGGATACATCTTCTTAAGTGAACGGATACCTTACAGCGATGAAATGCTGGCAACGATCTTCAACCGCCCAATAAATACAGTAAGAATGGCGCTGGACACATTCCAACAGTTCGGAATGATTCACATTGACGATAAATCGTTTATCCGAATAACCAATTGGGAGAAGCATCAGAACATTGCTGGATTAGAAAAAATACGCGAACAGAACCGTAAAAGAGTAGCCAAACATCGTCAAAAAAAGAAGCTAGAACAACCAAAAGACGATGTAACGTTACATGTAACTCAAGGTAACGCACCAGAAGAAGAACAAGAACTAGAAAGAGAATTAGATATAGATAAAGAGAAAGAACAACTACAAGAACAAGACGTTGCTGATGTTATTCAGTTCTGGGACGTAAATGGATTTGGCCTGAATAATACAAATGCAAAACATCAGTTGTTGTCGTGGTTGGATGATTCTAATTTTCAATATCCAAAAGAAATGATTATAAAAGCATTAGAAATTGCATGTGCAAACAATAAACGTCGCTTAAATTATGTTGAAGGCATTCTGAGGAATTGGGAAAACGAATCTTTATTGACTGCTGCAGAAGTAGATCAGGCAAAAGGTAGTAAAGGAAAGTCACAAAATGGATATGACCCCGATGCCGATGCCTTTTAG
- a CDS encoding antA/AntB antirepressor family protein: MNQMKMIANEMLPVYENEYQEKFVNARELHDQMMVGKDFSTWIKNRIENYGFIEGEDFSPISVKSEYGRPKIDYLLTLDTGKEIAMVENNELGRAIRKYFIEVEKKHRKQQPQSIEDLIIMQAQSLKQVREDQEQLKKENKVITHRLDNIDRIDAIGDLQQRLNGMVKRYAQQEGLTFAKAWGEFRTAYNTAFHTNLKAKLNHYKNCHGLKSLTMPQYLSLTDSLEDAIRVADKMLNEIKKA, encoded by the coding sequence ATGAATCAAATGAAGATGATCGCTAATGAAATGCTTCCTGTTTATGAAAATGAATACCAAGAAAAATTTGTGAATGCCAGAGAATTGCATGATCAGATGATGGTAGGTAAAGACTTTTCTACTTGGATAAAGAATCGCATTGAAAATTACGGATTCATTGAAGGTGAAGACTTTTCCCCAATTTCGGTGAAAAGTGAATATGGAAGACCGAAGATTGATTACCTTCTAACCCTGGATACTGGAAAAGAAATTGCTATGGTAGAAAACAATGAACTGGGACGGGCCATTCGCAAATACTTCATTGAGGTAGAAAAGAAACATCGTAAACAGCAACCACAATCCATTGAAGATTTGATTATCATGCAAGCTCAATCCTTGAAGCAAGTAAGGGAAGATCAGGAGCAGCTTAAGAAAGAGAATAAGGTCATCACACATCGTTTGGATAACATTGACCGGATTGATGCTATCGGAGATCTACAGCAGCGGTTGAATGGGATGGTGAAGAGGTACGCCCAGCAAGAAGGACTAACTTTTGCCAAAGCATGGGGCGAGTTCAGAACAGCTTACAATACAGCCTTTCACACTAATTTAAAGGCTAAGTTAAACCATTATAAGAACTGTCACGGGTTGAAATCTCTGACTATGCCACAATATCTATCTCTCACTGATAGTTTGGAAGATGCAATCAGAGTGGCGGATAAAATGCTGAATGAAATAAAAAAAGCCTAG
- a CDS encoding helix-turn-helix domain-containing protein, with product MKILKPSEVAEILQCGEDHAREIMSWKDFPAFEINKSKSRVFRRVFEKDLYEWLEKQKTLREA from the coding sequence ATGAAAATTTTAAAACCGAGTGAAGTTGCTGAAATTCTTCAATGCGGAGAGGATCATGCCAGGGAAATCATGTCTTGGAAAGACTTCCCTGCATTTGAAATTAATAAATCCAAATCTAGAGTATTTAGGCGAGTGTTTGAAAAGGATTTATATGAATGGCTCGAAAAACAAAAGACCTTGAGGGAGGCTTAA
- a CDS encoding helix-turn-helix domain-containing protein — protein MKGHRLKELRKAKGMSQSQLAESLNSSRSYISQIEGGHVNPSINFLTRIAEKLDCSVQEFF, from the coding sequence ATGAAGGGTCACCGATTGAAAGAACTTAGAAAAGCTAAGGGCATGTCTCAATCACAATTAGCTGAATCCCTTAATTCAAGCCGTTCCTACATTTCACAAATAGAAGGCGGTCATGTAAATCCGTCCATTAACTTTCTAACACGCATAGCGGAAAAGTTAGATTGTTCTGTTCAAGAATTTTTTTAA
- a CDS encoding helix-turn-helix domain-containing protein, producing MELDEKIGQRLKKERKKKGYTLREAGNRLGKSHSYMSQIENGKIPSLQTLEKLCAFYDIELSSLFGKEAEKPEGLDVEWIAFNEELKKEKITPQEAREYIEIVKTLRKLNKNE from the coding sequence ATGGAATTAGATGAAAAGATTGGTCAAAGATTAAAAAAGGAAAGGAAGAAAAAAGGATACACACTTAGAGAGGCAGGTAATCGACTGGGTAAAAGTCACTCATACATGAGTCAGATAGAGAATGGAAAGATTCCTAGCTTACAGACATTAGAAAAATTATGTGCGTTTTACGATATAGAGTTATCATCCTTGTTTGGCAAAGAAGCAGAGAAACCAGAGGGATTAGACGTAGAGTGGATCGCATTCAATGAAGAGTTAAAGAAAGAGAAGATCACACCACAAGAAGCTAGAGAGTATATAGAGATAGTTAAAACATTAAGAAAATTAAATAAAAATGAGTAA